tcgtgctgcgcatGGATCATGAGCACGGGAGCACGGGGCGTGAGCTTCGGATCGGTGCCGACAATCAGCGTATCGGCGACTTTTTTGACTGCAGGCTGCTGCATCAGCGTCGAGCCGTTCTTGAAGTACTTCTCGCTAGAGATACTCTCAAAGGGAaagtgcgcgagcgtgtcCAGCATGCAGTGCGAACGCACATATGACACCGCCTTTTGGCCGACGGACGTAAGGTGCTCCTGCGCCCACTTGTCCAGCTCGGGGTAGGCGGACATCATGCCGGCAATGCCGACCATGTTGAAACCAGCAAAGAGCGTGTTGTCGATCTTGGCCACTGTCGCGGTCACATTCAcgggcgtgccgcccaTCGCCCAGCCAACTACGTTCAGCTCCGAGGCATAGGTCGAGTGCAGACCGGCAGCCCACGCCGAAGCAATCGCGCCGCCAGAGTAGCCGTATCCCACGACCTTGGTGTTGCTGTTGAAGCCAAGCGGCTTATAGTTCagcgtcgcacgcacggCATCCAGCGCCATGTGACcctcgaggcgcgacgcgctgaaCGCGCCACTCTGGCCCTGGTAATCGGGGATCGTCACCGTATAACCCTGGTCCAGGAGCGCGGTGGCCAAAATAATCTGGTACGACATCGCAGGGGCATTGGACGACTTGGTACCGTAGCGCAAGCTGTAGCTTGGCGAGCATTCCTTTCCACTTGCATCAATGTAGGGCATCAGGAGGACCATTTGGTTCTTCTTGGCACGGTTCGGCACCAGCACGGTCGTGACCGTCGTAGCTGGTTCGCTCGGATCGCTGCCGCTCGTACGGTAGAGGAGCTGGTATGCATTCTTCAGCTTGAGCTTGTCAAACGAAAAGAGCGCAGAATCGATGGATGAGCTCTGCAGCACAGTCCCGGGCTGCTTGTTCTCCCAGCCGTTCGGGGGTTCGTAAATgccctcggcgctcgcacgGGCCTGAAGCAGGGagccgaccgaggcggTATGCGCAAACGCCGCAAGAAAAAGAGCAGCAAGAGCCAAGAACCGCAGCATTGCAACAGGGTAGTTTAATCCGTCCTACCTCCCTATTTATTCGCACTGAAGCGGACCCCGCGTGCTGAGTTGCCAGAATAGACTTGACAGAAGCAGTATTTTGGAAAAGCGTGAAATTGTCCCAGACCAGAGTAAATCTCCACAGAGGTCCACGATTGGCCAAAAGCAGTAAGCCAAGATAGGTCGGCGTTTCAGCACATCATAGGTGCTCACCCCAAGAAGAAGAAAAGAAAGGCGGAATTATCTACGCAATAACTAGGAATTCAAGGGGGAAAAAAATGAATGATTTACTTCTGCGCGTGCTTGCGGATGTAAGCCTTGAACTTGGCATCGGCGGGGCCAAGCTTGTCACCAAGAATGTTCTGGATGACGTCCACAATGTGCTTGAGGCCCTGCTGCTGGGTGCGGGGCTCGTTCAGGGGGCTGTCAATGGTCGTGTGGTGGAAACCCTTAGGGAACGGCTTGTTCGCGAAGCGGTCCTCATAGAAGAAGAGGTTGGGCAGGTTGACAAACTCCGTAGTCATGTGCTCCAAGATCGGGTTGGTGTTCGTCTCAAAGGTGACATCAGCACCGTGTGAAGCCCAGCCGCGGCCAGCCTTGATCGCATCGTCGTAGGGAATCACCTCGTCGTTCTTGCTGTGGTACATGAAGACGGGCGCGTTCGGCGTCTCCTTCTTGTTCGTGCCCATGACAAGCGTGTTCAGAACATTGCGAACCACAGGGACGTGTAGCAAGTTGGCGCCACCATTAATAAAGTCGTCGCTCAGGATCTTCGAGAGGGGGtagcgcagcagcgtggGGACCAGGCACTGGTTGCGCGTAAACTCCATTGCGCGGCGGCCCTTGGCCGTTAAACGAGGGCTAAGCCACT
This window of the Malassezia japonica chromosome 4, complete sequence genome carries:
- a CDS encoding uncharacterized protein (COG:O; EggNog:ENOG503P0JM; SECRETED:SignalP(1-18)) yields the protein MLRFLALAALFLAAFAHTASVGSLLQARASAEGIYEPPNGWENKQPGTVLQSSSIDSALFSFDKLKLKNAYQLLYRTSGSDPSEPATTVTTVLVPNRAKKNQMVLLMPYIDASGKECSPSYSLRYGTKSSNAPAMSYQIILATALLDQGYTVTIPDYQGQSGAFSASRLEGHMALDAVRATLNYKPLGFNSNTKVVGYGYSGGAIASAWAAGLHSTYASELNVVGWAMGGTPVNVTATVAKIDNTLFAGFNMVGIAGMMSAYPELDKWAQEHLTSVGQKAVSYVRSHCMLDTLAHFPFESISSEKYFKNGSTLMQQPAVKKVADTLIVGTDPKLTPRAPVLMIHAQHDEVIPFGAAQAAARRWATHGADVFFARQTDFYMGHLDTELLNVPTVLFFVEDRMAGDPNFPSGFTEVAVSNPLADPRIAKQGLESLVRSIQDVLGHEIGPKDQRVKDRILARV